A region from the Rosa rugosa chromosome 6, drRosRugo1.1, whole genome shotgun sequence genome encodes:
- the LOC133714475 gene encoding exocyst complex component SEC8, with the protein MGIFDGLPVSRDKEYLREEISRIDESWAAARFDSLPHVVHILTSKDRESEVEFLKQQSDVVEEVVDEVVHNYHSGFNKAIQNYSQILRLFSESTENIGVLKVDLAEAKRRLSSRNKQLHQLWYRSVTLRHIISLLDQIEGISKVPARIEKLISEKQYYAAVQFHVQSMLMLEREGLQTVGALQDVRSELTKLRGVLFFKVLEDLHAHLYNKGEYSSAALSLHEREDEVPTTTAVVFSMSNSQSLSRRTRLLKGDNQLGIHGDGSYRAGSVDGGSSVDGPDEEGTELHDEATSDGHSTSARANGDVKIVPRQMPTWLQYSTPDEFLETIKKSDAPLHVKYLQTMVECLCMLRKVAAAGAMICQRLRPTLHDIITSKIKTHAELVNSSRSGIGQAARTATPGLHFMKGQLESYQLPKQKRQNGISLAGTLLAASPVSPVMAPAGKAQAAAKDLVNSILDAVVRIFENHVVVGELLELKSSQQADMNTPKSMPTDININPDSESSQVTGGYSIGFSLTVLQSECQQLICEILRATPEAASADAAVQTARFASKAPSKDKRDSSEEGLTFAFRFTDATISIPNQGVDLIRQGWSRKGPNVLQEGYGSAAVLPEQGIYLAASVYRPVIQFTDKVASMLPKKYSQLSNDGLLAFVENFVKDHFLPTMFVDYRKGVQQAISSPASFRPRAHAAASYTPSIEKGRPVLQGLLAIDFLAKEVLGWAQAMPKFAGDLAKYVQTFLERTYERCRTSYMEAVLEKQSYMLIGRHDIEQLMRLDPASAYLPNAFGQSNMETHASDAENFEVELELSELLLNLRPIKQDNLIRDDNKLILLASLSDSLEYVAESIERLGETTFNAPNQVEVNGKNRHRRTSSAPARDLASFADEYRKLAIDCLKVLRVEMQLETIFHMQEMTNREYMEDQDAEEPDDFIISLTAQITRRDEEMAPFVSALKRNYIFGGICSVAANASIRALADMKCINLFGVQQICRNSIALEQALAAIPAIDSEGVQQRLDHVRTYYELLNMPFEAVLAFITEHEHLFTAAEYANLLKVQVPGREIPADAKDRVSEILSH; encoded by the exons ATGGGAATTTTTGATGGATTGCCTGTGTCTCGAGACAAGGAA TATCTGAGGGAAGAGATTTCAAGAATAGATGAGAGCTGGGCTGCAGCTCGTTTTGATTCATTACCTCATGTTGTTCATATTTTGACATCCAAAGACCGTGAAAGTGAAGTCGAGTTTCTGAAGCAGCAAAGTGATGTTGTTGAGGAGGTTGTGGATGAAGTTGTACACAATTATCACAGTGGCTTCAACAAAGCAATTCAAAATTATTCCCAG ATCTTGCGATTGTTCAGTGAATCTACCGAAAATATTGGTGTCTTAAAGGTTGATTTGGCTGAAGCAAAAAGGCGTCTTAGTTCCCGCAATAAACAACTGCATCAGTTATGGTACCGGTCGGTGACATTGCGCCACATAATCTCCCTATTAGATCAAATTGAGGGAATATCTAAG GTTCCAGCTCGTATAGAGAAGCTCATTTCCGAAAAGCAGTACTATGCCGCTGTTCAGTTTCATGTTCAGTCGATGTTGATGCTTGAACGTGAGGGGCTTCAGACG GTTGGTGCCCTTCAAGATGTTCGCTCTGAGTTAACAAAGTTGAGAGGAGTTCTGTTTTTTAAAGTGCTAGAGGATCTACACGCTCATCTTTATAACAAGGGGGAATATAG CTCTGCTGCATTGAGCTTGCATGAAAGGGAAGATGAGGTACCAACCACCACAGCCGTTGTATTTTCGATGAGTAATTCACAATCCCTGTCTCGAAGAACCAGGCTGTTAAAAGGTGATAATCAGCTTGGTATTCATGGAGATGGATCATATAGGGCAGGTTCTGTTGATGGAGG TTCTTCTGTTGATGGTCCTGACGAGGAGGGCACTGAATTGCATGATGAAGCTACCTCAGATGGGCATTCCACATCAGCTAGGGCCAACGGTGATGTCAAAATCGTTCCTCGTCAAATGCCAACATGGCTTCAGTATTCCACTCCGGATGAATTTCTT GAAACAATCAAGAAAAGTGATGCGCCACTTCATGTCAAGTATTTACAGACTATGGTCGAGTGCCTTTGCATGCTTAGGAAAGTTGCAGCTGCTGGCGCTATGATATG CCAAAGACTGCGACCAACACTTCATGATATTATCACATCCAAAATTAAAACTCATGCCGAACTAGTTAATTCTTCGAGGTCTGGCATCGGTCAGGCTGCCAGAACTGCTACTCCTGGTCTACATTTCATGAAGGGACAGTTAGAAAGTTATCAGTTGCCAAAACAGAAGCGTCAGAATGGGATATCACTAGCTGGAACTCTATTGGCAGCGAGCCCTGTCTCGCCTGTGATGGCACCTGCGGGGAAAGCACAGGCTGCAGCAAAAGATCTTGTGAATTCTATTTTGGATGCTGTTGTTCGGATATTTG AGAACCATGTTGTTGTTGGGGAGCTTTTAGAATTAAAGTCATCTCAACAAGCAGACATGAATACACCAAAATCAATGCCAACAGACATAAATATTAATCCCGATTCTGAATCATCTCAAGTTACTGGAGGCTACAGCATTGGTTTTTCCTTAACAGTATTACAG AGTGAATGCCAGCAACTTATTTGTGAGATACTGCGGGCAACTCCTGAAGCTGCATCTGCAGATGCTGCTGTACAAACAGCTAGATTTGCGAGCAAGGCCCCTTCCAAAGATAAGAG GGACAGTTCAGAGGAGGGTCTTACCTTTGCTTTTCGCTTCACAGATGCTACTATTTCCATTCCCAACCAAG GGGTTGATCTCATTCGTCAAGGCTGGAGTAGAAAGGGCCCAAATGTATTACAAGAAGGTTATGGGTCGGCAGCTGTCTTGCCTGAGCAAGGCATATATCTAGCAGCATCTGTATACCGGCCTGTTATTCAG TTTACAGATAAGGTCGCTTCTATGCTTCCAAAAAAGTATTCCCAGCTAAG TAATGATGGGTTGCTGGCTTTTGTGGAGAACTTTGTGAAGGACCATTTCTTACCAACGATGTTTGTAGACTACAGAAAAGGCGTACAACAAGCTATATCAA GTCCAGCTTCATTCCGACCGAGAGCTCATGCTGCTGCATCTTATACTCCTTCAATTGAGAAGGGTCGTCCTGTCTTACAGGGACTTCTGGCAATAGATTTTCTAGCAAAAGAG GTGCTTGGTTGGGCACAAGCTATGCCTAAATTTGCTGGTGACCTTGCAAAGTATGTTCAAACTTTTCTGGAGCGAACCTATGAAAGATGCCGGACCTCATACATGGAG GCTGTTCTGGAGAAGCAGAGTTACATGCTCATTGGCAGACATGATATCGAGCAATTGATGCGACTTGATCCTGCAAGTGCATATTTACCAAATGCATTTGGGCAGTCAAACATGGAAACCCATGCTTCGGATGCTGAAAATTTCGAGGTTGAACTAGAACTGAGTGAGTTACTGTTGAATTTGCGACCTATTAAGCAG GATAATCTGATTCGTGATGACAACAAGCTTATATTGCTGGCTTCCCTCAGTGATTCATTGGAGTATGTTGCAGAGTCTATTGAAAG GCTTGGAGAGACTACATTTAACGCTCCAAATCAAGTAGAAGTTAATGGCAAGAACCGTCACCGACGAACAAGTAGTGCTCCTGCTAGGGATCTGGCATCTTTTGCAGATGAGTACAGAAAATTGGCAATTGACTGCCTTAAGGTTTTACGTGTTGAGATGCAATTGGAGACAATTTTCCATATGCAG GAAATGACAAACAGGGAATATATGGAAGACCAGGATGCTGAAGAGCCAGATGACTTCATTATTTCACTGACTGCACAG ATAACGCGTAGGGATGAGGAGATGGCACCTTTTGTTTCGGCACTGAAGCGGAATTACATATTTGGTGGGATTTGTAGCGTTGCAGCAAATGCATCCATCAGG GCTTTGGCTGATATGAAATGCATTAATCTTTTTGGGGTTCAGCAGATATGTCGGAATTCAATTGCACTTGAACAG GCACTGGCTGCTATCCCAGCAATTGACAGTGAAGGTGTACAACAGAGACTTGATCATGTCCGAACTTACTATGAGCTTCTAAACATGCCATTTGAG GCCGTGCTTGCCTTCATAACGGAGCATGAGCACTTGTTTACAGCTGCCGA GTATGCAAATCTTCTAAAGGTCCAGGTACCTGGTAGGGAGATTCCAGCAGATGCAAAAGATCGTGTATCGGAGATTCTATCCCATTAG
- the LOC133715012 gene encoding uncharacterized protein LOC133715012: protein MHGFSTVDGFVEITECLGEMIKYVANEPSVGLYYVQQHTQNAVPNLVGLRNNVVNKSRETTLHTEDSEDSITMVRSMKECGFPVADEMIRDIKKSLVLMSTKQPKRGLIDNQGSAFQLGRGSSWKPASWGRSPSDAQQDSGGSYFSTVLKSARQKASNLKWPQLDPKELTDVASYSNPPVSVATASTSSSLPDTEADELPLSSHITDEPQEEQVDESLSTHNLSSLSENFDEFKADKEVKLREWLEGTDNLVNPGGASDAERS, encoded by the coding sequence ATGCATGGATTCTCCACCGTCGACGGCTTTGTGGAGATAACTGAATGCTTGGGAGAGATGATTAAGTATGTGGCAAACGAACCCTCAGTGGGGCTTTATTATGTTCAGCAGCACACTCAAAATGCCGTGCCCAATCTCGTTGGTCTCAGAAATAATGTTGTGAACAAGTCACGTGAAACAACTTTGCACACTGAAGATTCTGAGGATTCCATAACCATGGTGAGATCGATGAAAGAATGTGGATTCCCCGTTGCTGATGAGATGATTAGGGACATAAAGAAATCTCTTGTACTTATGTCTACAAAACAACCAAAAAGAGGGCTAATTGACAACCAGGGATCAGCTTTTCAGCTGGGAAGAGGAAGTTCTTGGAAACCAGCCAGTTGGGGTCGTTCACCGAGTGATGCCCAGCAGGATAGTGGAGGCAGTTATTTTTCCACTGTATTAAAATCTGCAAGACAAAAGGCCAGCAATTTGAAGTGGCCGCAACTTGATCCTAAAGAACTAACAGATGTCGCCTCCTACTCTAACCCACCAGTATCAGTTGCTACTGCAAGCACTAGTTCGTCTCTGCCAGATACAGAAGCTGATGAGCTGCCCTTGTCGAGTCATATTACAGATGAACCGCAAGAAGAACAAGTTGATGAGAGCTTGTCGACACATAATTTGTCTTCATTGTCAGAAAACTTTGATGAGTTCAAGGCTGATAAAGAAGTTAAACTACGAGAGTGGTTGGAAGGGACCGACAATCTAGTTAATCCCGGAGGAGCAAGTGATGCAGAAAGATCTTAG
- the LOC133718520 gene encoding protein FLOWERING LOCUS D isoform X2 yields MNPPNEFPDDFSSFPPIPFALFVPPENPNPNSTAAPSQTSIEDPSSAHLLSFTVPKKRRRGRPHRPATSFQVPQILNGGFNSNALASSSGSISAHSIRHNAENPSSSAKAGPDMSDEIIVISKESTAEALIALSAGFPADSLTEEEIDFGVIRVIGGIEQVNYILIRNHIIAKWRENVSNWVTKDIFVNSIPKHCHALLDSTYNYLVSHGYINFGIAPAVKEKIPAEPSKPSVIIIGAGLAGLAAARQMMRFGFKVTVLEGRKRAGGRVYTKKMEGGIRVCQAAADLGGSVLTGTLGNPLGIVARQLGYSLHKIRDKCPLYNVEGKPVDHDMDMKVESVFNHLLDKASRLRQLMGGVSVDVSLGSALETFWHVSGNAVNAEEMNLFNWHLANLEYANAGLLSKLSLAFWDQDDPYDMGGDHCFLPGGNGRLVQALAENVPILYEKTVHTIRYGSDGVQILAGSQVFEGDMVLCTVPLGVLKSGSIKFIPELPQRKLDGIKRLGFGLLNKVAMLFPHVFWGTDLDTFGHLSDDSSRRGEFFLFYSYATVAGGPLLLALVAGEAAHKFESMPPTDAVTRVLQILKGIYEPQGISVPEPIQTVCTRWGSDPFSLGSYSNVAVGASGDDYDILAESVGDGRLFFAGEATNRRYPATMHGAFLSGLREAANMANYANARALRIKLNRNPSKNAHSCASLLADLFREPDLEFGSFSVIFGRRNADPKSTAILRVTFNDPRKKSHDGSRPDQQYSNKLLFQQLQSHFNQQQQLHVYTLLSRQQALELREVRGGDEMRLNYLCEKLGVKLVGRKGLGPSADSVIALIKAERGNRKPASTLSSLKSGTSKLKPGTLKRKLVRAKIMRNINVSPLSANSNLAIGKLPEENKNSVQVVSNTLGSGQNDSEVLKQ; encoded by the exons ATGAATCCTCCAAACGAATTCCCCGACGATTTTTCGTCTTTCCCTCCTATTCCATTCGCCCTCTTCGTCCCCcctgaaaaccctaaccctaattcaaccGCAGCTCCGAGTCAGACCTCAATCGAAGACCCTAGCTCCGCTCATCTACTCTCATTCACGGTCCCGAAGAAGCGGAGGCGAGGCAGGCCTCACCGACCTGCGACGTCGTTTCAGGTACCTCAAATACTGAACGGCGGTTTCAATAGTAACGCccttgcttcttcttctggcTCAATTTCAGCTCATTCGATTAGACACAATGCGGAAAACCCTAGTTCTTCTGCAAAGGCAGGGCCGGATATGTCCGACGAGATCATTGTGATCAGTAAGGAGTCCACGGCCGAGGCGTTGATCGCGCTCTCGGCTGGGTTTCCTGCCGATTCCCTCACAGAGGAGGAAATCGATTTCGGGGTTATTCGGGTTATTGGGGGAATAGAGCAGGTCAATTACATTCTCATTCGGAACCATATCATTGCGAAATGGCGAGAAAATGTATCCAATTGGGTCACAAAGGATATTTTTGTTAACTCTATACCCAAGCATTGTCATGCTCTTTTAGACTCTACTTATAACTATCTGGTTTCACATGGATACATTAATTTTGGGATTGCACCGGCCGTTAAAGAGAAGATTCCCGCGGAGCCTAGTAAGCCGAGTGTGATTATCATTGGTGCTGGGCTTGCTGGTCTTGCTGCTGCCAGGCAAATGATGCGTTTCGGGTTTAAAGTGACTGTTTTGGAGGGTAGGAAGCGTGCAGGTGGGCGGGTGTATACTAAGAAAATGGAGGGAGGAATTAGGGTATGTCAAGCAGCGGCGGATTTAGGTGGTAGTGTTTTGACTGGTACATTAGGGAACCCACTTGGCATTGTTGCTCGACAATTGGGCTACTCGCTTCATAAGATTAGAGACAAGTGCCCACTTTATAATGTGGAGGGGAAACCGGTAGATCATGATATGGATATGAAGGTGGAAAGTGTTTTTAACCATCTTTTAGATAAGGCAAGTAGGCTTAGGCAGTTAATGGGTGGGGTTTCGGTTGATGTGTCTCTTGGTTCGGCATTGGAAACATTCTGGCATGTTTCTGGGAATGCTGTGAATGCTGAGGAGATGAACTTGTTCAATTGGCATCTTGCGAATTTGGAATACGCAAATGCAGGTTTACTGTCGAAACTTTCGCTTGCATTTTGGGACCAAGATGATCCATATGATATGGGAGGGGACCATTGCTTCTTACCTGGTGGTAATGGAAGGCTGGTGCAGGCTTTGGCAGAGAATGTGCCGATCCTATATGagaaaactgttcacaccataAGGTATGGTAGTGACGGGGTACAGATTCTTGCTGGAAGCCAGGTTTTTGAGGGTGATATGGTTTTGTGCACTGTTCCGCTTGGTGTTTTGAAGAGTGGGTCCATCAAGTTTATTCCTGAGTTGCCTCAGCGAAAGCTTGATGGAATTAAGAGGTTGGGGTTTGGTTTGTTGAATAAGGTTGCAATGCTTTTTCCTCATGTGTTTTGGGGCACAGATCTTGATACATTCGGCCATCTGTCTGATGATTCAAGCCGTCGAGGGGAATTCTTCCTGTTTTACAGCTATGCAACAGTTGCTGGTGGTCCTCTCTTGCTTGCTTTAGTAGCAGGTGAAGCTGCACATAAGTTTGAGAGCATGCCCCCTACGGATGCTGTGACCCGGGTTCTTCAGATTCTTAAGG GTATTTATGAACCACAAGGAATTAGTGTCCCAGAGCCCATCCAAACGGTCTGTACCAGATGGGGAAGTGACCCCTTCAGCCTCGGTTCTTACTCTAATGTTGCAGTTGGGGCATCAGGAGATGATTATGATATCTTAGCAGAAAGTGTTGGGGATGGGCGACTTTTCTTTGCCGGTGAGGCTACCAATAGGAGATATCCTGCAACTATGCACGGAGCTTTCCTTAGTGGGCTCAGAGAAGCTGCAAATATGGCCAACTATGCTAATGCTCGAGCTCTAAGGATAAAGCTTAACAGGAACCCATCAAAGAATGCCCATTCTTGTGCTTCCCTTCTTGCAGATTTATTCAGAGAGCCTGATTTAGAATTTGGGagtttttctgttatttttggTCGAAGAAATGCTGATCCCAAGTCGACAGCAATTTTAAGGGTGACATTTAATGACCCTCGGAAGAAGAGTCATGACGGTTCAAGACCTGATCAACAGTACTCAAATAAGTTACTTTTTCAGCAGCTTCAGTCACATTTTaatcagcagcagcagcttcatGTTTACACTTTGTTATCTAGGCAGCAGGCTCTTGAGCTCCGAGAAGTACGAGGTGGTGATGAGATGAGGTTGAATTACCTCTGTGAAAAGCTTGGAGTGAAGCTTGTGGGGAGAAAGGGTTTGGGGCCTTCAGCTGATTCTGTAATTGCCTTAATAAAAGCTGAGAGGGGCAATCGTAAACCTGCTTCAACTTTATCATCTTTGAAGTCTG GTACATCGAAGCTGAAACCTGGCACTTTGAAACGAAAATTGGTCAG GGCTAAAATAATGCGCAACATTAATGTGTCTCCCCTTTCTGCTAATTCAAACTTGGCTATTGGTAAACTCCCAGAGGAAAATAAGAACAGTGTTCAAGTAGTCTCCAACACACTCGGTTCAG GCCAAAACGATTCTGAGGTGTTGAAGCAATGA
- the LOC133718521 gene encoding prefoldin subunit 2-like, whose translation MSSSKAEEPVNEQAVANKFAAMRSELNQIYSKITELEMDVSEHSLVINAIQPLDPSRRCFRMIGGVLVERTIKEVLPAVQRNKEGIEEVITRLNEALERKKKEISDFEAKYKIRIRKNDSEEKDDGARKEGTAQGVLVGPAGGSE comes from the coding sequence ATGTCTAGTAGTAAAGCTGAAGAACCTGTAAATGAGCAAGCAGTTGCAAATAAGTTTGCTGCCATGAGGTCTGAACTCAACCAAATTTACTCTAAAATCACTGAGCTAGAGATGGACGTGAGTGAGCACTCATTGGTGATCAATGCCATCCAGCCACTCGACCCATCCAGGCGGTGCTTCCGAATGATTGGAGGTGTGCTGGTGGAGAGAACCATCAAGGAGGTCCTGCCTGCTGTGCAGCGTAACAAAGAAGGGATTGAGGAGGTTATTACTCGGCTGAATGAGGCTTTggaaaggaagaaaaaagaaatttctgACTTTGAGGCCAAGTACAAGATCCGGATAAGAAAGAACGACAGTGAGGAGAAGGATGATGGTGCTCGCAAAGAAGGAACTGCTCAAGGAGTCCTGGTCGGCCCTGCTGGTGGAAGCGAATGA
- the LOC133718520 gene encoding protein FLOWERING LOCUS D isoform X1: protein MNPPNEFPDDFSSFPPIPFALFVPPENPNPNSTAAPSQTSIEDPSSAHLLSFTVPKKRRRGRPHRPATSFQVPQILNGGFNSNALASSSGSISAHSIRHNAENPSSSAKAGPDMSDEIIVISKESTAEALIALSAGFPADSLTEEEIDFGVIRVIGGIEQVNYILIRNHIIAKWRENVSNWVTKDIFVNSIPKHCHALLDSTYNYLVSHGYINFGIAPAVKEKIPAEPSKPSVIIIGAGLAGLAAARQMMRFGFKVTVLEGRKRAGGRVYTKKMEGGIRVCQAAADLGGSVLTGTLGNPLGIVARQLGYSLHKIRDKCPLYNVEGKPVDHDMDMKVESVFNHLLDKASRLRQLMGGVSVDVSLGSALETFWHVSGNAVNAEEMNLFNWHLANLEYANAGLLSKLSLAFWDQDDPYDMGGDHCFLPGGNGRLVQALAENVPILYEKTVHTIRYGSDGVQILAGSQVFEGDMVLCTVPLGVLKSGSIKFIPELPQRKLDGIKRLGFGLLNKVAMLFPHVFWGTDLDTFGHLSDDSSRRGEFFLFYSYATVAGGPLLLALVAGEAAHKFESMPPTDAVTRVLQILKGIYEPQGISVPEPIQTVCTRWGSDPFSLGSYSNVAVGASGDDYDILAESVGDGRLFFAGEATNRRYPATMHGAFLSGLREAANMANYANARALRIKLNRNPSKNAHSCASLLADLFREPDLEFGSFSVIFGRRNADPKSTAILRVTFNDPRKKSHDGSRPDQQYSNKLLFQQLQSHFNQQQQLHVYTLLSRQQALELREVRGGDEMRLNYLCEKLGVKLVGRKGLGPSADSVIALIKAERGNRKPASTLSSLKSGTSKLKPGTLKRKLVRRAKIMRNINVSPLSANSNLAIGKLPEENKNSVQVVSNTLGSGQNDSEVLKQ, encoded by the exons ATGAATCCTCCAAACGAATTCCCCGACGATTTTTCGTCTTTCCCTCCTATTCCATTCGCCCTCTTCGTCCCCcctgaaaaccctaaccctaattcaaccGCAGCTCCGAGTCAGACCTCAATCGAAGACCCTAGCTCCGCTCATCTACTCTCATTCACGGTCCCGAAGAAGCGGAGGCGAGGCAGGCCTCACCGACCTGCGACGTCGTTTCAGGTACCTCAAATACTGAACGGCGGTTTCAATAGTAACGCccttgcttcttcttctggcTCAATTTCAGCTCATTCGATTAGACACAATGCGGAAAACCCTAGTTCTTCTGCAAAGGCAGGGCCGGATATGTCCGACGAGATCATTGTGATCAGTAAGGAGTCCACGGCCGAGGCGTTGATCGCGCTCTCGGCTGGGTTTCCTGCCGATTCCCTCACAGAGGAGGAAATCGATTTCGGGGTTATTCGGGTTATTGGGGGAATAGAGCAGGTCAATTACATTCTCATTCGGAACCATATCATTGCGAAATGGCGAGAAAATGTATCCAATTGGGTCACAAAGGATATTTTTGTTAACTCTATACCCAAGCATTGTCATGCTCTTTTAGACTCTACTTATAACTATCTGGTTTCACATGGATACATTAATTTTGGGATTGCACCGGCCGTTAAAGAGAAGATTCCCGCGGAGCCTAGTAAGCCGAGTGTGATTATCATTGGTGCTGGGCTTGCTGGTCTTGCTGCTGCCAGGCAAATGATGCGTTTCGGGTTTAAAGTGACTGTTTTGGAGGGTAGGAAGCGTGCAGGTGGGCGGGTGTATACTAAGAAAATGGAGGGAGGAATTAGGGTATGTCAAGCAGCGGCGGATTTAGGTGGTAGTGTTTTGACTGGTACATTAGGGAACCCACTTGGCATTGTTGCTCGACAATTGGGCTACTCGCTTCATAAGATTAGAGACAAGTGCCCACTTTATAATGTGGAGGGGAAACCGGTAGATCATGATATGGATATGAAGGTGGAAAGTGTTTTTAACCATCTTTTAGATAAGGCAAGTAGGCTTAGGCAGTTAATGGGTGGGGTTTCGGTTGATGTGTCTCTTGGTTCGGCATTGGAAACATTCTGGCATGTTTCTGGGAATGCTGTGAATGCTGAGGAGATGAACTTGTTCAATTGGCATCTTGCGAATTTGGAATACGCAAATGCAGGTTTACTGTCGAAACTTTCGCTTGCATTTTGGGACCAAGATGATCCATATGATATGGGAGGGGACCATTGCTTCTTACCTGGTGGTAATGGAAGGCTGGTGCAGGCTTTGGCAGAGAATGTGCCGATCCTATATGagaaaactgttcacaccataAGGTATGGTAGTGACGGGGTACAGATTCTTGCTGGAAGCCAGGTTTTTGAGGGTGATATGGTTTTGTGCACTGTTCCGCTTGGTGTTTTGAAGAGTGGGTCCATCAAGTTTATTCCTGAGTTGCCTCAGCGAAAGCTTGATGGAATTAAGAGGTTGGGGTTTGGTTTGTTGAATAAGGTTGCAATGCTTTTTCCTCATGTGTTTTGGGGCACAGATCTTGATACATTCGGCCATCTGTCTGATGATTCAAGCCGTCGAGGGGAATTCTTCCTGTTTTACAGCTATGCAACAGTTGCTGGTGGTCCTCTCTTGCTTGCTTTAGTAGCAGGTGAAGCTGCACATAAGTTTGAGAGCATGCCCCCTACGGATGCTGTGACCCGGGTTCTTCAGATTCTTAAGG GTATTTATGAACCACAAGGAATTAGTGTCCCAGAGCCCATCCAAACGGTCTGTACCAGATGGGGAAGTGACCCCTTCAGCCTCGGTTCTTACTCTAATGTTGCAGTTGGGGCATCAGGAGATGATTATGATATCTTAGCAGAAAGTGTTGGGGATGGGCGACTTTTCTTTGCCGGTGAGGCTACCAATAGGAGATATCCTGCAACTATGCACGGAGCTTTCCTTAGTGGGCTCAGAGAAGCTGCAAATATGGCCAACTATGCTAATGCTCGAGCTCTAAGGATAAAGCTTAACAGGAACCCATCAAAGAATGCCCATTCTTGTGCTTCCCTTCTTGCAGATTTATTCAGAGAGCCTGATTTAGAATTTGGGagtttttctgttatttttggTCGAAGAAATGCTGATCCCAAGTCGACAGCAATTTTAAGGGTGACATTTAATGACCCTCGGAAGAAGAGTCATGACGGTTCAAGACCTGATCAACAGTACTCAAATAAGTTACTTTTTCAGCAGCTTCAGTCACATTTTaatcagcagcagcagcttcatGTTTACACTTTGTTATCTAGGCAGCAGGCTCTTGAGCTCCGAGAAGTACGAGGTGGTGATGAGATGAGGTTGAATTACCTCTGTGAAAAGCTTGGAGTGAAGCTTGTGGGGAGAAAGGGTTTGGGGCCTTCAGCTGATTCTGTAATTGCCTTAATAAAAGCTGAGAGGGGCAATCGTAAACCTGCTTCAACTTTATCATCTTTGAAGTCTG GTACATCGAAGCTGAAACCTGGCACTTTGAAACGAAAATTGGTCAG AAGGGCTAAAATAATGCGCAACATTAATGTGTCTCCCCTTTCTGCTAATTCAAACTTGGCTATTGGTAAACTCCCAGAGGAAAATAAGAACAGTGTTCAAGTAGTCTCCAACACACTCGGTTCAG GCCAAAACGATTCTGAGGTGTTGAAGCAATGA